The genomic segment AGCCGAGAATTTGATAATTTTAAAGCTGGATTTTTAACATATTATTTTTGCAATAATATACTTAACCCTTGCCATGAATTTATTGATAAAGATTATAAGATAAGACTAAAAAGATTTTATAATTGGATTAAGATACAAGCTCAGATGATAAATAGTTCTGAAGACGATATTGACGTATCAATACCCCACTTATTTGGCGATCATATAAAGGATATTGAAATTGTCAAAGTGTCTTCATCGTATTTTTTTCCATCTGATTTTGATGAGTTAATAGAGAAAGAAAAAAATCTCTCGTTTCATGTAAAGCGTAATGCTTTAATTAATGAAATTAGAAAACAGTTTAAAAGAGAAAATTTTATTATATTAAAGGGACAACCATTAGTTGGAAAAAGTAGGCTTCTTGAAAATTTAAGTGAAAATTTATCCTGTGACTATGTGACCTTAGAAATATCTTCACACGGTTGTCGAGTGGAAAAATCAGACACTTTTATATATGATTTAGCTGAAAAAACAATAATTGAGTTTAAAAGATGGGCAGAACAAAATAGTATTGATTTTTTATTGGACTCACCAACATGGGACCATTATTCAAGAGGAAATGCACAGATCGCATTCTCTCAACTTTTAAGGTTACTCAAAAAAAAAGCCGGAAAACTACCACTGTTATTTATTATTGATGAAATTGAACATTTGCTTGATAGAACAGTGGAAACAGATAAACAATCCTTTGTTTTCCTTGATTGGTTAGTGCGAAACCCTAAAAACGGATTTTTTATCTTTGCTGGTTCTCAATATATTGATTTTTCACATAATGAACAATTTGGAAACATTATTGCTAAAGGCAGAGTTCTTCATGTTCCTTACTATGAAAAAGGTATAGTACAAAATATATATGCTGCTGTTCAGAAATATATTGATGATGAGACAGATATAATACCTAAGTTTTGCGTATATACAAATGGACATCCCAGAATAATTCGATATCTGGTTGATGAACTTCTTAAAAGATTCAAATATAATTTAACTGAACAACATAAAAAGATAATTGAAAATGATTTTGATTTAATTATTGAATCTGTAACCGCAAAATCTTGTGAGATATTGTGGATGCTATGGAAACGTTTATCAATAGAAGAAAAATTTATTACATGGCTTATTAGCCGGGAATTGTATACAGATTTTAAATATAATTGTGATAAAATTATTGAATTATCAAAACATCATATTGAAAATACAGCTATTGATATTGACAAAGGTATTAAAAAATTAATATTGAGAGAATGGGCTGAATGGTGTGATGATAATAAAATGACATTCCGGTTCAAATTGGGAATATTCCCTCATTGGATTCAATATTATTCAATTACATTAGAGAATGATTTAAAATGGAAAAAATAATACCATATAATAATCCCTTTTGTGTTGGTACTGCTATTCAAAATCCGTCAGATTTTATCGGAAGACGACAAGAACTGAGTGATATTTCATCAATGATGCTTAATCGCCAAAATATATCGCTTCGTGGTGAGAGGAGGACAGGAAAAACGTCACTGTTAAAATATATAGTTCATCCAGAGGGGATTAGCCTTCTTGGCTTGCAACCAGACAAACATATACCTGTTTTTTTAAACTTTCAGCAGTATACAGAGAGTAAACCATTTATGATATGGTGGGGAATTGCTGAAGGAATTGCAATGGAGATTAATAAACGACTACCTGAATATAAAGAAAAAACTGATAAATATATTCAAAACATACGCGAATATTTTGAACATGGTGAGTTTACATTCGCCAAATTTCATAAAGAATTATTGATTTTTGAAAACTTAATAATTCACCTCCTATTTGATGAGTTTGATCAAATCGTTAAAAATTCTGAATTGGAAAATTCTACTTTTTTAGATGAATTGAGATCTCTTCCTTCAGAAAGAAAAATTTCTTATATAATAGCGACACGTACTGGTTTAGCTTCACTTCAGGATGATAAATATTTTAATACTAAAATAAGTTCACCTTTTTTTAACATTTTTACGACAATAATATTAAAACCTTTAGATTCAGATGAAGCAAAATTACTGATACATAATTACCTTGATAGTGAAATTACTGATATAGCTTTAGCTAAAGAGATATGTTCTGATATAAAATATTTATATGATATTACAGGACATCATCCTTTTTTCTTACAATCTTTTTGCTTTCATCTGATTGTTCAGCTAAATATTGGTGATATTTCTTATGAAGATGCTAAAACTAAGGCTTTACAATCTTTTTCCGGGGATATGGTTGAAAATTTTAAATTTTACTGGGATTATTCAAATGTTCATGAGAAAGAGTTAATAAAAAAGATAGTAAGTAAACAACAAATTGACTCCAATGATATTTCAGCAAAACCGGTGATCGAAAATTTGAAAAATAGATGTTTGCTTGTTCCTTCATCAAATAAGCAATACGAATGGCAATTAGTTTCTTCTGTATTTGGAGAATGGTCAAAAAGGTATACTTTACAGAATACTCTTAATGAAATTGGAGAAGATATTAGTTATATAGAAATTGTTAAATACACAATAAATCCAGAAAAACCAAGCATATCTTATATGATAAGTAAAAATCCTATTACGATTGAAATACTTAATAGAATTCCAAATATGAATTTAAGTGGTTTGAGTTATTTTGATGCTCAAAAATTTGCTAGTTGGTTCAATGCGAGATTACCAACTGAAGAAGAATGGCGTCTTGCAGCAAAGACTGGAAAGATAAGCATTTCTCAGCACAAAGAATGGTTACTATCTGATTCAAAATCATATTTTAAAGATTTAATATTTAGAGGAAATATTGGAAATAGAAGGAAGATAATTTCAATGGAACAAAGGCCAGAAGAAAATTCTCCAACATACGCTTTAAGATTGATAAAAGATAGTTGAATCTGATTTTTGAGATATATTTATCTTGTTCTCTATTATAGTTCATATAAAAAAATTCATCAAAGTAACACAAAGATGTTTATGTCTTAGTTAATGTATTGGAGTATTTGGACAATTCTTATATATATAATTGATGATATTGGCTTATACCTGCGGTTGATTTATTTTTTTAAATCTTTTTTTCTACATATCAGTCTATTAATTCTGATATGTAATGTATCAAAGTTTTTGGCTCACTATCTTTTGTAAAATTTGTAACCGTCAAGACCAATTCTTTTAATATAATTCCAAACAAAACCAAAAGCACCGGTTAAAAGTGGCGTGTAAAATTTCGGCAGGTTTACAATCTTTGAAAAGATAAAAGTTCTTAATCATAAGCAAAACAGGCATAAAAAGTTTTGCCCAAATTTTGCCCAAATCAGTTAAAAGCATAGTTATTAAAAAGTAAACAAGAGGAAATCAGTGAAAGGCTGTTATTGTTAAAAGGATAAAAATACTCAATTGATAATAATACAAACTGTAACCATTTTGTAACCGTCAAGACCAAATTTTTTAATATAGTTCCAAACAAAACCAAAAGCATCGGTTAAAAGTGCTTCTAATTCAAATGGTTAAAAATACAGAAAATTCCAGAATTTCTACCGGCGCACTCAAAATCCTCCGAGGGTAACTTCATGCGAGTTCGATTCTCGCCCCCGGCACCATTTAAAATCAAGGGTTTAGCCAGTTTTGGCTAAACCTTTTTTTGTGGGGAAATCGGCAACTGTGGCTGAAAATGTGGCTGTCAGAGATTTTCTGTATTCTGCTTGTTTCTGTGAGGCCATTTTCAAATCAGAATTATTGGTGATATTATATCGGTCAAATATTGATCGTGTTTTATGACCTGATACCATCATAGCAACCCTTTCAGAAATTCCTGCTCTGACCATATT from the Desulfonema limicola genome contains:
- a CDS encoding caspase family protein, with product MAKKAFIVGVNTYGLQYAEKDASRMEECLKKYQYEIFKTNGNKKDIISCFDSMLDSCNQTDIVIVYFSGHAIIEGNALYFLLEETPMNSSKINIDHLILKFNKSNRASSKLVILDCCNSGSARWDSHFADNIFILTSSGRFERSREFDNFKAGFLTYYFCNNILNPCHEFIDKDYKIRLKRFYNWIKIQAQMINSSEDDIDVSIPHLFGDHIKDIEIVKVSSSYFFPSDFDELIEKEKNLSFHVKRNALINEIRKQFKRENFIILKGQPLVGKSRLLENLSENLSCDYVTLEISSHGCRVEKSDTFIYDLAEKTIIEFKRWAEQNSIDFLLDSPTWDHYSRGNAQIAFSQLLRLLKKKAGKLPLLFIIDEIEHLLDRTVETDKQSFVFLDWLVRNPKNGFFIFAGSQYIDFSHNEQFGNIIAKGRVLHVPYYEKGIVQNIYAAVQKYIDDETDIIPKFCVYTNGHPRIIRYLVDELLKRFKYNLTEQHKKIIENDFDLIIESVTAKSCEILWMLWKRLSIEEKFITWLISRELYTDFKYNCDKIIELSKHHIENTAIDIDKGIKKLILREWAEWCDDNKMTFRFKLGIFPHWIQYYSITLENDLKWKK
- a CDS encoding SUMF1/EgtB/PvdO family nonheme iron enzyme gives rise to the protein MEKIIPYNNPFCVGTAIQNPSDFIGRRQELSDISSMMLNRQNISLRGERRTGKTSLLKYIVHPEGISLLGLQPDKHIPVFLNFQQYTESKPFMIWWGIAEGIAMEINKRLPEYKEKTDKYIQNIREYFEHGEFTFAKFHKELLIFENLIIHLLFDEFDQIVKNSELENSTFLDELRSLPSERKISYIIATRTGLASLQDDKYFNTKISSPFFNIFTTIILKPLDSDEAKLLIHNYLDSEITDIALAKEICSDIKYLYDITGHHPFFLQSFCFHLIVQLNIGDISYEDAKTKALQSFSGDMVENFKFYWDYSNVHEKELIKKIVSKQQIDSNDISAKPVIENLKNRCLLVPSSNKQYEWQLVSSVFGEWSKRYTLQNTLNEIGEDISYIEIVKYTINPEKPSISYMISKNPITIEILNRIPNMNLSGLSYFDAQKFASWFNARLPTEEEWRLAAKTGKISISQHKEWLLSDSKSYFKDLIFRGNIGNRRKIISMEQRPEENSPTYALRLIKDS